A stretch of Halichondria panicea chromosome 1, odHalPani1.1, whole genome shotgun sequence DNA encodes these proteins:
- the LOC135337079 gene encoding uncharacterized protein LOC135337079 yields the protein MYPQVVVKQFTCSHQLPKIPRVDSQTGFGPSRTRDIDETVTEKLTCNTKKDKFKLNYCTAGILAGVWPCGTVTMVGELFGSESLSQVYGFLFSYMHQNEDSVRAMANIQLSQQCSSWLY from the exons ATGTATCCACAAGTGGTGGTGAAACAATTCACATGCTCTCATCAACTCCCAAAAATACCACGTGTGGATTCTCAGACAGGTTTTGGACCTTCTCGTAcaag AGACATAGATGAAACAGTCACTGAAAAGCTCACATGCAACACAAAAAAGGACAAATTCAAGCTGAACTATTGTACTGCAG GCATTTTAGCAGGAGTATGGCCGTGTGGTACAGTGACTATGGTTGGGGAGCTCTTTGGAAGCGAGTCACTATCTCAAGTATACGGATTTCTCTTCTCTTACATGCATCAAaatgaagacagtgtca gagcaatggctaatatccagctatcccaacagtgctcctcttggctatactaa
- the LOC135335517 gene encoding aurora kinase A-like isoform X3 → MTLTVDRTLATNLQEIKRIREEKIQLMAQMEHFRTESYKLQRQLQTAEATYERREAELVQEADALTDEAAKTQDKVQMAAAMNISLNEQLESVTQDRDSKLKNLEILANEKVFVDDQWTREKNHGASLAQDLAAKEQELSHTKQNYDRTATELQDAHQRLEVSVADTERLHNEVMVTMAQVKQHKKQADSFKAEVEEANAILLKTQQELQRCQELIKTMEMDYQDQIEQTKAEAISNKLAIEDMDVYRQMMEEKTHQLATLHQELTSWKASNYQNREKIDYLERTAIDRQSVVSGLASNVRSQKQHIHQLEVEIEHQKETNGRLEARLERQDELAPYCVSQVLYLGQQEGSGSYGSIHSTQLNGINCIAKRVHDIFLGHGNVEQLSLEDKRAAYQKFRRECVLLSRMRHPNIVQFMGVSYGPQRDYGRELTLVMEHLYMNLYDCLHRYPNIEMWLKISILLDVSQGLLHLHSQGIVHRDLTTPNVLLTTSFHAKIADLGVSKIIQVRGTKLTTAPGNPDYMPPEARTEVPTYGYALDIFSFGVIMLFVLTQKYPTPYEVPFTVTGVQRKEIQIQKRMKWISKLSPEDPMRQLICRCLQDDP, encoded by the exons ATGACACTAACTGTTGATCGAACACTAGCTACAAATCTCCAGGAAATCAAGAGAATTAGAGAAGAAAAAATTCAATTAATGGCTCAGATGGAGCACTTCAGAACAGAATCGTATAAGTTACAGCGACAACTGCAAACAGCTGAAGCAACCTATGAACGTAGAGAAGCTGAGCTAGTACAAGAAGCCGATGCACTAACGGATGAAGCTGCTAAAACCCAAGACAAAGTTCAGATGGCCGCTGCAATGAATATTAGCTTAAATGAACAACTCGAAAGTGTCACACAAGATAGAGATAGTAAACTGAAAAATCTCGAAATATTGGCCAATGAAAAGGTTTTTGTAGATGATCAATGGACTCGTGAGAAAAACCATGGTGCATCATTGGCACAAGATCTTGCAGCCAAAGAACAAGAGTTGTCCCATACAAAACAAAATTATGACCGAACAGCAACCGAACTACAAGATGCTCACCAGAGGCTGGAGGTGTCCGTCGCTGACACAGAACGTCTTCACAATGAGGTCATGGTAACGATGGCTCAAGTGAAGCAGCACAAGAAACAGGCGGACAGTTTCAAAGCCGAAGTAGAGGAGGCCAATGCTATACTACTGAAGACACAGCAGGAGCTTCAGCGTTGTCAAGAGCTCATTAAAACCATGGAAATGGACTATCAGGATCAG ATTGAGCAAACAAAAGCAGAAGCAATAAGTAACAAGCTTGCTATTGAGGACATGGATGTATACAGACAGATGATGGAAGAGAAAACACATCAACTAGCAACACTGCATCAAGAATTAACCTCGTGGAAAGCTTCTAACTACCAG AATAGGGAAAAGATTGATTATCTAGAAAGAACTGCTATTGATAGGCAAAGTGTCGTATCAGGACTAGCG AGTAACGTTAGAAGCCAAAAGCAACACATCCATCAATTGGAG GTTGAGATTGAGCACCAGAAAGAAACGAATGGACGCTTGGAG GCTAGACTCGAGAGGCAGGATGAACTTGCTCCCTACTGTGTCTCACAAGTCCTTTACCTTGGGCAGCAAGAGGGATCTGGATCGTATGGGTCCATCCACTCCACTCAACTGAATGGAATCAACTGCATTGCTAAACGAGTTCACGACATTTTTCTTGGTCATGGAAATGTAGAGCAGCTAAGTTTAGAAGACAAACGAGCTGCTTACCAAAAGTTTCGCCGTGAGTGTGTGCTGTTGAGTCGAATGCgccaccccaacattgtccagtTCATGGGTGTGTCCTACGGGCCACAGAGAGATTACGGAAGAGAGCTCACACTAGTTATGGAACATTTGTACATGAATTTGTACGACTGCTTACATCGCTATCCCAACATTGAAATGTGGTTGAAGATTTCGATTCTTCTAGACGTTTCCCAAGGCTTGCTCCACCTTCATTCTCAAGGTATTGTTCACCGGGATCTGACCACTCCAAATGTTCTCCTCACAACGAGCTTCCACGCTAAGATTGCTGACCTGGGCGTTTCAAAAATCATTCAAGTTCGTGGTACTAAACTTACCACTGCTCCTGGTAATCCTGACTATATGCCCCCTGAGGCACGAACCGAAGTCCCCACCTACGGCTATGCTCTGGATATATTCTCGTTTGGTGTAATCATGCTCTTTGTGTTGACTCAAAAATACCCGACGCCATATGAGGTTCCTTTTACAGTCACTGGCGTTCAACGAAAGGAAATTCAGATACAGAAACGAATGAAATGGATCAGTAAACTATCTCCAGAAGATCCAATGAGACAATTAATCTGCCGTTGTCTTCAAGATGATCCTTAA
- the LOC135335517 gene encoding uncharacterized protein LOC135335517 isoform X2: MRKSSRGRNNIAFQYQHDFEKERAARAQAVGTKDALSDQIRDCKAEAETEKQEKQAVIDKLAVTVTEKQQIANQMTLTVDRTLATNLQEIKRIREEKIQLMAQMEHFRTESYKLQRQLQTAEATYERREAELVQEADALTDEAAKTQDKVQMAAAMNISLNEQLESVTQDRDSKLKNLEILANEKVFVDDQWTREKNHGASLAQDLAAKEQELSHTKQNYDRTATELQDAHQRLEVSVADTERLHNEVMVTMAQVKQHKKQADSFKAEVEEANAILLKTQQELQRCQELIKTMEMDYQDQIEQTKAEAISNKLAIEDMDVYRQMMEEKTHQLATLHQELTSWKASNYQNREKIDYLERTAIDRQSVVSGLASNVRSQKQHIHQLEARLERQDELAPYCVSQVLYLGQQEGSGSYGSIHSTQLNGINCIAKRVHDIFLGHGNVEQLSLEDKRAAYQKFRRECVLLSRMRHPNIVQFMGVSYGPQRDYGRELTLVMEHLYMNLYDCLHRYPNIEMWLKISILLDVSQGLLHLHSQGIVHRDLTTPNVLLTTSFHAKIADLGVSKIIQVRGTKLTTAPGNPDYMPPEARTEVPTYGYALDIFSFGVIMLFVLTQKYPTPYEVPFTVTGVQRKEIQIQKRMKWISKLSPEDPMRQLICRCLQDDP; this comes from the exons ATGCGAAAGTCTTCAAGAGGAAGAAATAACATC GCATTTCAATACCAACATGACTTTGAAAAAGAACGTGCTGCTCGAGCACAAGCTGTCGGTACAAAGGATGCACTGTCTGATCAAATCAGAGACTGTAAGGCAGAAGCTGAAACAGAGAAACAAGAAAAACAAGCTGTGATAGACAAACTTGCAGTAACTGTCACTGAAAAACAACAAATAGCAAATCAAATGACACTAACTGTTGATCGAACACTAGCTACAAATCTCCAGGAAATCAAGAGAATTAGAGAAGAAAAAATTCAATTAATGGCTCAGATGGAGCACTTCAGAACAGAATCGTATAAGTTACAGCGACAACTGCAAACAGCTGAAGCAACCTATGAACGTAGAGAAGCTGAGCTAGTACAAGAAGCCGATGCACTAACGGATGAAGCTGCTAAAACCCAAGACAAAGTTCAGATGGCCGCTGCAATGAATATTAGCTTAAATGAACAACTCGAAAGTGTCACACAAGATAGAGATAGTAAACTGAAAAATCTCGAAATATTGGCCAATGAAAAGGTTTTTGTAGATGATCAATGGACTCGTGAGAAAAACCATGGTGCATCATTGGCACAAGATCTTGCAGCCAAAGAACAAGAGTTGTCCCATACAAAACAAAATTATGACCGAACAGCAACCGAACTACAAGATGCTCACCAGAGGCTGGAGGTGTCCGTCGCTGACACAGAACGTCTTCACAATGAGGTCATGGTAACGATGGCTCAAGTGAAGCAGCACAAGAAACAGGCGGACAGTTTCAAAGCCGAAGTAGAGGAGGCCAATGCTATACTACTGAAGACACAGCAGGAGCTTCAGCGTTGTCAAGAGCTCATTAAAACCATGGAAATGGACTATCAGGATCAG ATTGAGCAAACAAAAGCAGAAGCAATAAGTAACAAGCTTGCTATTGAGGACATGGATGTATACAGACAGATGATGGAAGAGAAAACACATCAACTAGCAACACTGCATCAAGAATTAACCTCGTGGAAAGCTTCTAACTACCAG AATAGGGAAAAGATTGATTATCTAGAAAGAACTGCTATTGATAGGCAAAGTGTCGTATCAGGACTAGCG AGTAACGTTAGAAGCCAAAAGCAACACATCCATCAATTGGAG GCTAGACTCGAGAGGCAGGATGAACTTGCTCCCTACTGTGTCTCACAAGTCCTTTACCTTGGGCAGCAAGAGGGATCTGGATCGTATGGGTCCATCCACTCCACTCAACTGAATGGAATCAACTGCATTGCTAAACGAGTTCACGACATTTTTCTTGGTCATGGAAATGTAGAGCAGCTAAGTTTAGAAGACAAACGAGCTGCTTACCAAAAGTTTCGCCGTGAGTGTGTGCTGTTGAGTCGAATGCgccaccccaacattgtccagtTCATGGGTGTGTCCTACGGGCCACAGAGAGATTACGGAAGAGAGCTCACACTAGTTATGGAACATTTGTACATGAATTTGTACGACTGCTTACATCGCTATCCCAACATTGAAATGTGGTTGAAGATTTCGATTCTTCTAGACGTTTCCCAAGGCTTGCTCCACCTTCATTCTCAAGGTATTGTTCACCGGGATCTGACCACTCCAAATGTTCTCCTCACAACGAGCTTCCACGCTAAGATTGCTGACCTGGGCGTTTCAAAAATCATTCAAGTTCGTGGTACTAAACTTACCACTGCTCCTGGTAATCCTGACTATATGCCCCCTGAGGCACGAACCGAAGTCCCCACCTACGGCTATGCTCTGGATATATTCTCGTTTGGTGTAATCATGCTCTTTGTGTTGACTCAAAAATACCCGACGCCATATGAGGTTCCTTTTACAGTCACTGGCGTTCAACGAAAGGAAATTCAGATACAGAAACGAATGAAATGGATCAGTAAACTATCTCCAGAAGATCCAATGAGACAATTAATCTGCCGTTGTCTTCAAGATGATCCTTAA
- the LOC135335517 gene encoding uncharacterized protein LOC135335517 isoform X1, whose translation MRKSSRGRNNIAFQYQHDFEKERAARAQAVGTKDALSDQIRDCKAEAETEKQEKQAVIDKLAVTVTEKQQIANQMTLTVDRTLATNLQEIKRIREEKIQLMAQMEHFRTESYKLQRQLQTAEATYERREAELVQEADALTDEAAKTQDKVQMAAAMNISLNEQLESVTQDRDSKLKNLEILANEKVFVDDQWTREKNHGASLAQDLAAKEQELSHTKQNYDRTATELQDAHQRLEVSVADTERLHNEVMVTMAQVKQHKKQADSFKAEVEEANAILLKTQQELQRCQELIKTMEMDYQDQIEQTKAEAISNKLAIEDMDVYRQMMEEKTHQLATLHQELTSWKASNYQNREKIDYLERTAIDRQSVVSGLASNVRSQKQHIHQLEVEIEHQKETNGRLEARLERQDELAPYCVSQVLYLGQQEGSGSYGSIHSTQLNGINCIAKRVHDIFLGHGNVEQLSLEDKRAAYQKFRRECVLLSRMRHPNIVQFMGVSYGPQRDYGRELTLVMEHLYMNLYDCLHRYPNIEMWLKISILLDVSQGLLHLHSQGIVHRDLTTPNVLLTTSFHAKIADLGVSKIIQVRGTKLTTAPGNPDYMPPEARTEVPTYGYALDIFSFGVIMLFVLTQKYPTPYEVPFTVTGVQRKEIQIQKRMKWISKLSPEDPMRQLICRCLQDDP comes from the exons ATGCGAAAGTCTTCAAGAGGAAGAAATAACATC GCATTTCAATACCAACATGACTTTGAAAAAGAACGTGCTGCTCGAGCACAAGCTGTCGGTACAAAGGATGCACTGTCTGATCAAATCAGAGACTGTAAGGCAGAAGCTGAAACAGAGAAACAAGAAAAACAAGCTGTGATAGACAAACTTGCAGTAACTGTCACTGAAAAACAACAAATAGCAAATCAAATGACACTAACTGTTGATCGAACACTAGCTACAAATCTCCAGGAAATCAAGAGAATTAGAGAAGAAAAAATTCAATTAATGGCTCAGATGGAGCACTTCAGAACAGAATCGTATAAGTTACAGCGACAACTGCAAACAGCTGAAGCAACCTATGAACGTAGAGAAGCTGAGCTAGTACAAGAAGCCGATGCACTAACGGATGAAGCTGCTAAAACCCAAGACAAAGTTCAGATGGCCGCTGCAATGAATATTAGCTTAAATGAACAACTCGAAAGTGTCACACAAGATAGAGATAGTAAACTGAAAAATCTCGAAATATTGGCCAATGAAAAGGTTTTTGTAGATGATCAATGGACTCGTGAGAAAAACCATGGTGCATCATTGGCACAAGATCTTGCAGCCAAAGAACAAGAGTTGTCCCATACAAAACAAAATTATGACCGAACAGCAACCGAACTACAAGATGCTCACCAGAGGCTGGAGGTGTCCGTCGCTGACACAGAACGTCTTCACAATGAGGTCATGGTAACGATGGCTCAAGTGAAGCAGCACAAGAAACAGGCGGACAGTTTCAAAGCCGAAGTAGAGGAGGCCAATGCTATACTACTGAAGACACAGCAGGAGCTTCAGCGTTGTCAAGAGCTCATTAAAACCATGGAAATGGACTATCAGGATCAG ATTGAGCAAACAAAAGCAGAAGCAATAAGTAACAAGCTTGCTATTGAGGACATGGATGTATACAGACAGATGATGGAAGAGAAAACACATCAACTAGCAACACTGCATCAAGAATTAACCTCGTGGAAAGCTTCTAACTACCAG AATAGGGAAAAGATTGATTATCTAGAAAGAACTGCTATTGATAGGCAAAGTGTCGTATCAGGACTAGCG AGTAACGTTAGAAGCCAAAAGCAACACATCCATCAATTGGAG GTTGAGATTGAGCACCAGAAAGAAACGAATGGACGCTTGGAG GCTAGACTCGAGAGGCAGGATGAACTTGCTCCCTACTGTGTCTCACAAGTCCTTTACCTTGGGCAGCAAGAGGGATCTGGATCGTATGGGTCCATCCACTCCACTCAACTGAATGGAATCAACTGCATTGCTAAACGAGTTCACGACATTTTTCTTGGTCATGGAAATGTAGAGCAGCTAAGTTTAGAAGACAAACGAGCTGCTTACCAAAAGTTTCGCCGTGAGTGTGTGCTGTTGAGTCGAATGCgccaccccaacattgtccagtTCATGGGTGTGTCCTACGGGCCACAGAGAGATTACGGAAGAGAGCTCACACTAGTTATGGAACATTTGTACATGAATTTGTACGACTGCTTACATCGCTATCCCAACATTGAAATGTGGTTGAAGATTTCGATTCTTCTAGACGTTTCCCAAGGCTTGCTCCACCTTCATTCTCAAGGTATTGTTCACCGGGATCTGACCACTCCAAATGTTCTCCTCACAACGAGCTTCCACGCTAAGATTGCTGACCTGGGCGTTTCAAAAATCATTCAAGTTCGTGGTACTAAACTTACCACTGCTCCTGGTAATCCTGACTATATGCCCCCTGAGGCACGAACCGAAGTCCCCACCTACGGCTATGCTCTGGATATATTCTCGTTTGGTGTAATCATGCTCTTTGTGTTGACTCAAAAATACCCGACGCCATATGAGGTTCCTTTTACAGTCACTGGCGTTCAACGAAAGGAAATTCAGATACAGAAACGAATGAAATGGATCAGTAAACTATCTCCAGAAGATCCAATGAGACAATTAATCTGCCGTTGTCTTCAAGATGATCCTTAA